Proteins co-encoded in one Bacteroidota bacterium genomic window:
- the purK gene encoding 5-(carboxyamino)imidazole ribonucleotide synthase: MAEVLYNNQPAIGIVGGGQLGCMFVQEAARYDIIINTLDADNAPAKTCARNHIVGSLQSADDINLLAQISDVLTFEIENINVEALIALEKSGKKIIPSPRVLQLIQDKAKQKFFYLEHRIPTAPFVVVDDIHQIASAIEELKVADKFVIKTATGGYDGKGVFVLSKNSDYINQISMLSGKLVVEIFIDDAIEVAVIAACDQQGNIKCFPAVEMVFDPKLNLVDTLICPARIEKSILERAEEIAISLINQFESPGLFAVEMFVTPAGDIYINETAPRPHNSGHHTIEGCFTSQYEQLLRVLMGWPLGSSDIIKPSSMINIIGPADIVGNYYLQNMDALLLEEGVYIHLYGKHETRPGRKLGHITILAETIEDLIVKTEKVKLLYTVAAA, encoded by the coding sequence ATGGCCGAAGTATTATATAACAATCAACCTGCTATAGGTATCGTAGGTGGCGGTCAGTTAGGTTGTATGTTTGTACAAGAAGCAGCAAGGTATGATATTATAATAAATACTTTAGATGCCGATAATGCCCCTGCAAAAACTTGTGCCAGAAATCATATTGTAGGTTCGCTGCAAAGTGCAGATGATATCAATCTTTTAGCTCAAATTTCGGATGTGCTCACTTTTGAAATAGAGAATATCAATGTCGAGGCATTGATAGCATTGGAAAAGTCTGGAAAAAAAATTATTCCTAGCCCTAGAGTTTTGCAACTGATACAAGATAAAGCCAAGCAGAAATTCTTCTACCTCGAACATAGAATACCTACTGCCCCATTTGTGGTGGTTGATGATATACATCAAATAGCTTCGGCCATTGAAGAATTAAAAGTAGCAGACAAATTTGTGATTAAAACCGCTACAGGTGGTTATGATGGCAAAGGGGTTTTTGTATTATCGAAAAATTCAGATTATATCAATCAAATTTCGATGCTCTCTGGCAAATTGGTCGTAGAAATATTTATTGACGATGCCATTGAAGTAGCGGTGATTGCTGCCTGCGACCAACAAGGAAATATTAAATGTTTCCCTGCCGTGGAAATGGTTTTCGACCCTAAGCTCAATTTGGTTGACACACTTATTTGTCCTGCACGTATTGAAAAAAGTATATTAGAAAGAGCAGAGGAAATTGCAATATCTTTGATTAATCAATTTGAAAGTCCGGGCCTATTTGCAGTAGAAATGTTTGTAACGCCAGCAGGCGATATATATATAAATGAAACCGCTCCACGTCCGCACAACTCGGGTCACCATACCATAGAAGGATGTTTTACCAGTCAGTATGAACAATTGTTGCGAGTGTTAATGGGTTGGCCACTGGGAAGTTCTGATATTATTAAACCCTCCTCCATGATTAATATTATAGGCCCTGCTGATATTGTAGGGAATTATTATCTGCAAAACATGGATGCCTTATTACTTGAAGAAGGTGTATATATACATTTATATGGAAAGCATGAAACCCGCCCTGGTCGTAAGCTTGGGCATATTACTATTTTGGCAGAAACTATAGAAGATCTTATTGTAAAAACAGAAAAGGTTAAACTATTATATACGGTAGCAGCAGCTTAA
- a CDS encoding T9SS type A sorting domain-containing protein, with amino-acid sequence MKKILLYIVALTITTSAWAQIPNASFENWGKYSFSAIDHWIAFGPASLTTKANQGNSAMFMEHIAYSGQQATIGYTAGAAGGGWPYVGRPDTLSFYAKGYFATDDSCQVIVSGGKSGSQIAFAFANFSVSDSTNFTLIKIPITFFLPIAKLDTIAIIMSLGSIDSSNSWVIIDDVSLTKNGTKEGTIINPGFETLNTTNMDEPTDWSTSSIFSQFIGMPVMTTEKTSDAKDGSFALKLTNRSYTGSGTLPGVAFSGKTDLNSSTDDYPTFPINKKYLNLTGYYKYAPKNGDTCKFVIAVYKGGANVGQGEFRSTANVSTYSAFNSIIKYDIGFAGIPDSASIILFAGAEDGDPQDGSVLYIDKLELNDVNAINTVDNNIQMQVFPNPANDIIIIDVNSMNSGNMIIQLLDISGKQIKELYNNKIGSGYTKVQCNVVDIPAGIYIVKTTNNNTAQITKLQIVKW; translated from the coding sequence ATGAAAAAAATACTATTATACATTGTTGCTCTTACTATCACAACCAGTGCATGGGCTCAAATTCCCAATGCTTCGTTTGAAAATTGGGGAAAATATTCTTTCTCCGCAATCGACCATTGGATTGCCTTTGGACCCGCATCGCTCACCACAAAAGCAAACCAAGGCAATTCAGCTATGTTCATGGAACATATAGCCTACAGCGGGCAACAGGCCACTATTGGTTATACTGCTGGTGCTGCAGGCGGTGGCTGGCCGTATGTAGGTCGCCCTGATACTTTATCGTTTTATGCCAAAGGATATTTTGCAACTGATGATAGTTGTCAAGTTATTGTTTCGGGCGGAAAGTCAGGATCACAAATTGCATTCGCTTTTGCTAATTTTTCAGTAAGCGATTCCACTAATTTTACGCTAATAAAAATCCCAATTACATTCTTTCTCCCTATTGCCAAATTGGACACAATAGCTATTATAATGTCATTGGGATCAATAGATAGTTCAAATAGTTGGGTTATAATAGATGATGTATCTCTAACTAAAAATGGAACAAAAGAAGGCACTATAATCAATCCTGGTTTTGAAACCTTAAACACCACAAATATGGATGAACCTACTGATTGGAGCACGAGCAGTATTTTTTCTCAATTTATCGGAATGCCGGTTATGACTACCGAAAAAACCTCTGATGCAAAAGATGGAAGTTTTGCTTTGAAATTGACAAATAGAAGCTATACAGGAAGTGGCACCCTCCCTGGGGTAGCATTCTCTGGCAAAACTGATTTGAATTCTTCCACAGACGATTACCCCACATTTCCCATTAACAAAAAATATTTGAACCTAACTGGGTATTATAAATATGCTCCAAAGAATGGCGACACTTGCAAATTTGTAATTGCTGTGTACAAAGGTGGTGCAAATGTTGGCCAAGGCGAATTCCGTTCTACTGCAAATGTATCAACTTATTCTGCATTCAATTCTATAATTAAATATGATATTGGTTTTGCAGGTATACCTGATAGTGCAAGTATTATTTTGTTTGCTGGTGCCGAGGATGGAGACCCACAAGATGGCTCTGTATTATACATTGACAAGCTAGAACTAAACGACGTGAATGCTATTAATACAGTAGACAATAATATACAAATGCAAGTATTTCCTAATCCTGCAAATGATATCATCATCATTGATGTAAATAGCATGAATTCTGGCAATATGATTATACAATTATTAGACATTTCTGGCAAGCAAATCAAAGAACTATATAACAATAAAATTGGAAGTGGTTATACAAAAGTACAATGCAATGTAGTTGATATACCTGCTGGAATATATATCGTAAAAACCACCAATAATAATACTGCCCAAATAACTAAACTTCAAATAGTTAAGTGGTAA
- a CDS encoding Wzz/FepE/Etk N-terminal domain-containing protein — protein sequence MTTENNSNQVEYHFNVIEMIQILWKWRKKIIIVILIAAGISAIATGPWFITPLFKSNMIFYPTVNNSFSASFLKDNVGDKSDPLVFGTEVQVEEMLQILNSDLTRGAVMQHFDLLNHYHLEPDDDHRYVKLGRIYDRKVSFKRTEFTSIECTVLDEDPLFAAKMIDGISDIMDSIKTQIQRQVARQALTIVEEAYHAKRSEIKYYNDSLNRLGDLGVFNVAEQAKVLTDIQLKGGANTDVQKQLLAKYGRSFETLARTVFLELEKESDLRKFYDQARIDASANVQHKFIVSKSGPSQFKAYPIRSLFLLLTCLATLIFTCLTILVYEKIYLPNKKPSIATTA from the coding sequence ATGACAACTGAAAATAATTCAAATCAAGTGGAATATCATTTCAATGTGATTGAAATGATACAGATATTGTGGAAATGGCGAAAAAAAATTATCATCGTTATACTTATCGCAGCAGGTATTTCGGCCATTGCCACCGGGCCATGGTTTATTACACCATTGTTCAAATCGAACATGATATTTTACCCAACGGTCAACAATTCTTTCTCAGCCAGTTTCTTAAAGGATAATGTGGGCGACAAAAGCGACCCACTAGTGTTTGGCACAGAGGTGCAAGTGGAGGAGATGTTGCAAATTTTGAATTCAGATTTGACACGTGGTGCCGTGATGCAGCATTTCGATTTATTGAATCATTATCATTTAGAGCCAGACGATGACCATAGATATGTAAAACTAGGTCGTATATATGATCGTAAAGTCAGTTTCAAACGTACCGAATTTACCTCGATTGAATGCACGGTGCTTGATGAAGATCCACTGTTCGCTGCCAAAATGATTGATGGTATTTCCGATATCATGGACTCTATTAAAACACAAATACAAAGGCAAGTTGCTAGGCAGGCACTAACTATTGTAGAAGAAGCATATCATGCCAAACGCAGCGAAATAAAGTATTATAATGATTCACTAAACCGCCTAGGCGATTTGGGCGTGTTCAATGTGGCTGAGCAAGCCAAGGTGCTCACAGACATACAATTGAAAGGTGGGGCAAATACCGATGTGCAAAAACAACTCTTGGCCAAATACGGTCGTTCGTTTGAAACCCTTGCCAGAACTGTATTCTTGGAGCTAGAGAAGGAATCGGATCTGAGAAAATTTTATGACCAAGCTCGTATTGATGCTAGTGCCAATGTGCAGCATAAATTCATTGTGAGCAAATCGGGACCATCGCAATTTAAAGCATATCCCATTAGGTCGCTGTTCTTATTGCTTACTTGCTTGGCCACACTCATATTTACTTGCTTAACAATTTTGGTTTACGAGAAAATATATTTGCCCAATAAAAAGCCTTCCATTGCAACTACTGCTTAA
- a CDS encoding alpha/beta hydrolase-fold protein, which translates to MAKVLYIYCLLLFYINLEAKPKPIQYSEIGQTVKIVNDSVFSPQLNAYKKIWIYLPTGYHTSKKNYSVTYMPDGEKASLVDPSSPAKQRADIYSTLGNFEKNNLQSGLLVAIVNGKAAGRELFSPFGANSIGDAYVDFIANTLKPYIDSAYRTMPYANKTAVMGGHWGSYISMYAWLKYPDVFGKLGVLNPDFWVMDSMNNFILSNPPRPTQKVYVYLGTGENKLIIDDMAKIFKLLKLSGLPEVQMVDIVTTDNDGRWEFGVAYQWLFFNNASLELDQMKGRPVLEFKKRIAHFTPIDLSKNYMYHIIDSHGKQFMSDEKLYKNSINMVNLPNGTYFVNLHNNSHSYLYKIVLE; encoded by the coding sequence TTGGCAAAGGTTTTATATATATATTGTTTATTGCTCTTCTATATTAATTTAGAGGCCAAACCCAAACCTATACAATATTCTGAGATTGGCCAAACAGTTAAGATTGTAAATGACAGTGTCTTTTCGCCGCAGTTAAATGCCTATAAAAAGATATGGATATACTTGCCAACCGGTTATCATACTTCTAAAAAGAATTATTCGGTAACCTATATGCCCGATGGAGAAAAAGCTTCATTGGTGGATCCTTCTTCACCAGCAAAGCAAAGAGCCGATATATACAGTACCTTGGGTAATTTTGAGAAAAACAATTTGCAAAGTGGATTACTCGTGGCCATAGTAAACGGCAAAGCCGCAGGCCGCGAATTGTTTTCTCCTTTTGGTGCAAATAGCATTGGTGATGCTTATGTAGACTTTATTGCAAATACTTTAAAACCCTATATAGATTCTGCTTACCGCACCATGCCGTATGCCAATAAAACAGCAGTAATGGGGGGGCACTGGGGTTCATATATAAGTATGTATGCTTGGCTTAAGTATCCAGATGTGTTTGGCAAACTAGGTGTATTAAATCCAGATTTTTGGGTAATGGACTCTATGAATAATTTTATACTTTCTAATCCACCAAGACCCACACAAAAAGTATATGTTTATCTCGGTACTGGCGAAAACAAACTCATTATTGATGATATGGCAAAGATATTTAAATTGCTCAAGCTTTCGGGCTTACCCGAAGTCCAAATGGTTGATATCGTGACCACCGACAACGACGGTAGGTGGGAGTTTGGTGTAGCCTATCAATGGCTGTTTTTTAACAATGCTTCTCTCGAACTTGATCAAATGAAAGGACGGCCAGTGCTTGAATTTAAAAAACGTATCGCACACTTTACCCCAATCGATTTATCGAAAAACTATATGTATCATATTATAGATTCTCACGGCAAACAATTTATGTCGGACGAAAAGCTATATAAAAATTCCATCAATATGGTGAATTTACCCAATGGAACTTATTTTGTGAATTTACATAATAACAGCCATTCTTATTTATACAAGATCGTATTGGAGTAA
- a CDS encoding TetR/AcrR family transcriptional regulator has translation MLGTMVDRRRQQIIEMACKRFANKGFTGSSMRELAADMGLEASSLYTYIQSKDDLLQDICFSMGNKLITAIDEVNDIYFNAEEKLRLAIKNHVEIICADSNASKVFTHEWRHLQEIKKNEFIILRNKYEQGFTEIINTGETEQIFAEGDKRFAVLTILSAVNWISEWYNPKGKMKPSEIAQKLADFVLTGLKKPI, from the coding sequence TTGTTAGGTACAATGGTAGACCGACGTCGTCAACAGATAATAGAAATGGCCTGTAAACGCTTTGCCAACAAAGGTTTTACGGGTTCATCCATGCGAGAGTTGGCTGCCGATATGGGCTTGGAAGCAAGTTCGCTCTATACTTATATCCAATCGAAAGACGACCTGTTGCAAGATATCTGTTTCAGCATGGGCAATAAACTCATAACCGCCATAGATGAAGTGAACGATATATATTTTAATGCTGAAGAAAAGTTGAGATTGGCGATTAAAAATCATGTTGAAATTATTTGTGCCGATTCCAATGCCTCTAAAGTTTTCACCCATGAATGGCGACATTTGCAAGAAATAAAAAAGAATGAATTTATTATACTCCGTAACAAATACGAACAAGGATTCACAGAAATTATTAATACCGGCGAAACAGAACAAATTTTTGCGGAGGGCGATAAGCGTTTTGCAGTGCTCACCATACTATCGGCCGTTAATTGGATTTCGGAATGGTATAACCCCAAAGGAAAAATGAAACCCTCAGAAATAGCACAAAAATTAGCAGACTTTGTTTTAACCGGATTAAAGAAACCAATATAG
- a CDS encoding cytochrome P460 family protein, with product MFIFATTTCKHNPSVDANGVTDEALFDLVTNSGLFYYKNNTNYIASDPSSPHDKFMRVHFNAKANSVLGSDGKLPAGASFPDSSLIIKETSGSQLGSLSLYAVMYKMPKASNAGNGWVWAEYKPSGSVKIGAGSKGTDCISCHTSGKHRDLVRLFDLH from the coding sequence ATGTTTATTTTTGCAACCACCACTTGCAAACACAATCCCAGTGTGGATGCAAATGGTGTTACTGATGAAGCATTGTTTGATTTGGTAACCAATTCTGGATTGTTTTATTATAAGAATAATACCAACTATATAGCATCCGACCCTTCGAGCCCGCATGATAAATTTATGCGTGTTCATTTTAATGCTAAGGCAAATTCTGTATTGGGTAGTGATGGAAAATTACCCGCAGGTGCAAGTTTCCCCGACTCTTCTTTAATTATAAAAGAAACGAGCGGCTCACAATTAGGTTCCTTAAGTTTATATGCCGTAATGTATAAAATGCCTAAAGCTTCAAATGCGGGCAATGGTTGGGTTTGGGCCGAATATAAACCCAGTGGCTCGGTAAAGATTGGTGCAGGCAGTAAAGGCACCGATTGTATAAGTTGCCATACTTCTGGCAAACATAGAGATTTAGTAAGATTATTTGATTTACATTGA
- the paaA gene encoding 1,2-phenylacetyl-CoA epoxidase subunit PaaA — translation MYGNAYIDPNEKIPSFLEGEDLQKLEEFEARIAGGDKIEPMDWMPKEYRKQLIRMIEQHAHSEVIGALPEGTWITRAPGFRRKLSLMAKVQDEMGHAQLLYSAAETLGKSREAMIDDLLTGKSKYSNVFNYPAVTWADTAVIAWLIDAGAIVNQVANSKGSYGPYCRALERICSEESFHLKYGHDVVVHLATGTKTQRQMVQEALTRWWPPIMHFFGPSDKESVHGAILMKWKVKMASNDDMRNQFFNMYVPKIWDLGLVLPDPAFKKNETTGKWEYTEPDWDEFKRVINGDGPCNKERLGVRKWAETEGAWVRRALNTKESAYVVPLA, via the coding sequence ATGTACGGTAACGCATACATCGACCCCAACGAAAAAATTCCTTCATTTCTTGAAGGTGAGGACTTGCAAAAGTTAGAAGAATTTGAAGCCCGCATTGCAGGTGGCGACAAAATAGAACCTATGGATTGGATGCCCAAAGAGTATCGAAAACAACTTATACGTATGATAGAGCAACATGCCCACAGCGAAGTAATCGGTGCTTTGCCGGAAGGAACTTGGATAACACGTGCCCCTGGTTTTCGTCGCAAACTATCGTTGATGGCGAAAGTGCAAGACGAAATGGGCCATGCACAACTATTATACTCTGCCGCCGAAACCCTTGGTAAAAGCCGTGAAGCCATGATTGATGATTTGCTCACGGGCAAATCGAAATATAGCAATGTATTTAATTACCCCGCCGTTACTTGGGCCGATACCGCAGTAATAGCTTGGCTAATTGATGCGGGTGCTATCGTGAACCAAGTAGCCAATAGCAAAGGAAGTTATGGTCCCTATTGCCGAGCATTAGAACGTATATGTTCCGAAGAATCTTTTCACCTTAAATATGGTCACGATGTAGTGGTACATTTGGCAACTGGCACTAAGACGCAAAGGCAAATGGTGCAAGAAGCATTGACCCGCTGGTGGCCTCCTATTATGCATTTCTTTGGTCCATCGGATAAGGAAAGTGTGCATGGTGCAATACTGATGAAGTGGAAAGTGAAAATGGCGAGCAACGATGATATGCGTAACCAGTTTTTTAATATGTATGTTCCAAAAATTTGGGATCTTGGTTTGGTACTCCCCGACCCTGCATTTAAAAAGAATGAAACTACTGGAAAATGGGAATACACTGAACCCGATTGGGATGAATTTAAACGCGTAATTAATGGCGACGGCCCATGCAATAAAGAAAGATTGGGGGTACGCAAATGGGCAGAAACCGAAGGTGCATGGGTTCGCAGAGCTTTGAATACGAAAGAATCTGCTTATGTAGTTCCTTTAGCTTAA
- a CDS encoding thioredoxin family protein, protein MKKILFILPLLAMAISFCSMSPDKKVETANTPVTSTTDNSGVGRKITWVDFNEGYAKAKSEKKIALIDCYTDWCYWCKRLDKDTYTDSSIIGLVNSKYVAIKFNPEKTDVKYTIDGKTYNGMELLSILSNGQSSGYPTTFFINTKGNKMLAPFEGYAGPADFLKTLQERAGQ, encoded by the coding sequence ATGAAAAAGATTTTATTCATTCTCCCATTATTAGCAATGGCAATCAGCTTTTGCTCCATGAGCCCCGACAAAAAAGTAGAAACCGCTAATACTCCAGTTACTTCCACCACCGACAATAGCGGTGTGGGCAGGAAAATAACTTGGGTCGATTTTAATGAAGGTTATGCAAAAGCCAAAAGTGAAAAAAAGATAGCCCTTATCGATTGCTATACCGATTGGTGCTACTGGTGCAAACGCCTTGACAAAGATACCTACACAGATTCGTCAATAATAGGGTTGGTTAATAGCAAATACGTGGCGATTAAGTTTAACCCCGAAAAAACGGACGTTAAATACACCATAGATGGTAAAACCTATAATGGCATGGAATTGCTCAGCATTCTTTCTAATGGGCAGAGTTCAGGCTACCCTACCACATTTTTTATCAATACAAAAGGCAACAAAATGTTGGCTCCATTCGAAGGATATGCTGGCCCTGCCGATTTCTTGAAAACATTGCAAGAAAGAGCAGGTCAATAA
- a CDS encoding O-antigen ligase family protein gives MAAIVLVGIYRFDLLIMLTAMLTPLSFRFNNIGFGIGLDMPSDLLLLLMGGIVIFKFFADGQADMKIIKHPITLAIFINLFWIAFTSITSSMPLVSIKYFLSRFLYVIVFYFALAHVFKNLDKIKLYFWLYIIPFAGIIIYTLIQHSEYSFDQRASYGMSQPFYINHGIYSIPIAFFVPFLIAVLGNGHKLNYSLPFRSICLALIGLFIVGLIYSYTRAAWISLIAALGLAVILYFRFKWYIYALGILVVLMVGYSMRERLQLMLHKNKQVSADNLEQHIKSIYNISNDDSNLERINRWRSALRMTAERPWFGFGAGTYKFQYAPYQRAKELTKISTNFGTVGNAHSEYFQPLAEIGVIGLLSFLYLLYLVGKTAVKLHYKSLDPKVRVLNMAALLGLTTYFVHGLLNNYSDQDKAAVLIWGFIAIIAALDIYHDKKTKLV, from the coding sequence GTGGCAGCAATAGTTCTGGTTGGTATTTATCGTTTTGATTTGTTGATTATGCTAACGGCCATGCTCACCCCGCTATCATTCAGGTTTAACAATATAGGTTTTGGAATAGGCTTGGACATGCCCTCCGATTTATTGCTTTTACTGATGGGCGGTATCGTCATATTCAAATTTTTTGCAGATGGGCAGGCCGATATGAAAATTATCAAACACCCAATCACGTTAGCAATATTTATCAATTTGTTCTGGATTGCTTTTACCAGTATCACCAGCAGCATGCCCTTGGTTTCCATCAAATATTTTTTATCGAGATTCCTGTATGTAATAGTATTTTACTTCGCCCTAGCACATGTTTTTAAAAACCTGGACAAAATAAAATTGTATTTTTGGCTTTATATAATTCCTTTTGCAGGCATCATTATATATACCTTAATCCAACATTCAGAATACAGTTTCGACCAGCGTGCAAGCTACGGCATGAGCCAGCCTTTCTATATTAACCACGGCATTTATTCTATTCCAATTGCTTTCTTTGTCCCGTTTCTCATTGCAGTGCTGGGCAATGGGCATAAGTTGAATTACAGCTTGCCTTTTCGCAGTATTTGTTTAGCATTAATAGGTTTGTTTATAGTAGGACTTATATATAGTTATACCCGTGCTGCATGGATAAGTTTGATAGCGGCCTTAGGTTTAGCAGTTATATTATATTTCCGTTTTAAGTGGTACATATATGCCTTGGGAATTCTTGTAGTACTTATGGTAGGTTATTCTATGCGTGAGCGGTTGCAATTGATGCTTCACAAAAACAAACAAGTATCAGCAGATAATTTGGAGCAGCATATAAAATCAATATATAATATCTCTAACGACGACTCAAACCTAGAACGCATTAACCGCTGGCGTAGTGCATTGCGTATGACAGCCGAGCGGCCGTGGTTTGGCTTTGGGGCGGGTACCTACAAATTCCAGTACGCTCCATACCAGCGAGCCAAGGAACTAACTAAAATAAGTACCAATTTTGGAACCGTGGGCAACGCACACAGCGAGTATTTCCAACCCTTGGCCGAAATAGGGGTGATTGGGCTACTCAGCTTTTTGTACCTGCTTTATTTGGTGGGAAAAACAGCCGTTAAGCTGCATTACAAATCGCTCGACCCCAAGGTTAGGGTTTTAAATATGGCGGCCTTGCTAGGGTTGACCACTTATTTTGTGCATGGCTTGCTCAATAACTATAGCGATCAGGACAAAGCGGCTGTTCTAATATGGGGTTTTATAGCCATTATAGCTGCTTTAGATATTTATCACGATAAAAAAACAAAATTGGTATAA
- the paaB gene encoding 1,2-phenylacetyl-CoA epoxidase subunit PaaB, with translation MNKSIDPRVNRINFPEDITEKKELDQWETWEVFHQRKRGEQHEHVGIIHAPNAEMALVMAKETFGRRGHTANIWVVQSCNIHSTGYEDADIFDTTPEKIYREAGGYKVMDKINKYKKEQK, from the coding sequence ATGAACAAGTCCATTGACCCAAGGGTAAACCGTATAAATTTTCCCGAAGATATTACCGAAAAAAAAGAACTTGACCAATGGGAAACCTGGGAAGTTTTTCACCAACGCAAACGCGGAGAGCAGCACGAACATGTGGGTATTATACATGCACCCAATGCCGAAATGGCCTTGGTGATGGCTAAGGAAACCTTTGGCCGTAGAGGGCATACCGCTAATATATGGGTGGTGCAGTCGTGCAATATACATAGCACTGGTTACGAAGATGCTGATATATTTGACACTACTCCCGAAAAAATATATAGAGAAGCTGGCGGGTATAAAGTGATGGACAAAATAAATAAGTACAAAAAAGAACAAAAATAA
- the paaC gene encoding 1,2-phenylacetyl-CoA epoxidase subunit PaaC: MDKQIAIKELLYKIADDQLILGHRNSEWTGLGPILEEDIAFSSMAQDKLGQSQAIYNILNTLGEQDADTLAFMRNSAQFHCSHLVEMPIGGYDFSLIRHFLFDHAEWLRFDMLINSSFEPISKLARKYRGEIKYHIMHADVWLKQLGNATEESHNRMQVALDNAFNMALGIFETGPHEQLLQDEKIFEGENILYNRWLEKITPIIIQSNLKLPAQSASGGWNPSLGGRYGKHTEYLQPLLDEMTEVFKIDPSAEW; this comes from the coding sequence ATGGACAAGCAAATTGCTATTAAAGAACTATTATATAAAATAGCCGACGACCAACTGATACTAGGTCACCGCAACAGCGAGTGGACTGGACTAGGGCCGATACTAGAAGAGGATATCGCTTTCAGCAGCATGGCTCAGGATAAATTGGGCCAAAGCCAAGCTATATATAATATATTAAATACCTTGGGCGAACAAGATGCCGACACCCTTGCATTTATGCGTAACTCCGCACAATTTCATTGTTCTCATTTGGTGGAGATGCCCATTGGCGGTTATGATTTTAGTTTGATACGTCATTTTCTTTTTGACCATGCGGAGTGGTTACGTTTTGATATGTTAATTAATTCTTCATTTGAACCTATATCAAAACTTGCACGCAAATATCGTGGTGAAATAAAGTATCATATTATGCATGCCGATGTATGGTTGAAACAATTGGGAAATGCTACAGAAGAATCGCATAACCGCATGCAAGTTGCTTTGGATAATGCCTTCAATATGGCTCTTGGCATTTTTGAAACCGGACCACACGAACAATTATTGCAAGACGAAAAAATATTTGAAGGAGAAAATATATTATATAATAGATGGTTAGAAAAAATTACACCTATTATTATACAATCAAATTTAAAACTCCCTGCACAATCTGCCAGTGGCGGATGGAATCCCTCACTGGGCGGACGCTATGGAAAACATACAGAATATTTACAACCACTTTTAGATGAAATGACCGAGGTGTTTAAAATAGATCCTTCGGCGGAATGGTGA